The following are encoded in a window of Candidatus Moraniibacteriota bacterium genomic DNA:
- a CDS encoding GNAT family N-acetyltransferase, with translation MCQVIREPCPDVRIYLIGPWSRMERDFTRVYKECFGGPPYHEQYEDEWVIQNVYNKHLGHGCVAVALRRGELVGLSCAEKMLDDAESSPYRYLIQRQDELPFSIESACYISEVAVTEGMRRKGVGTDLLKVLCNWGMRKGLTHYTARTAAEGSNSMGIFRSRLHANVLEGEQDVEAFAEEVATASKKRVYVWGMLDTYL, from the coding sequence ATGTGCCAAGTTATTCGTGAACCTTGTCCAGATGTCCGAATCTATCTCATTGGTCCATGGTCGCGCATGGAGCGAGATTTTACTCGGGTGTACAAAGAATGTTTTGGTGGTCCACCGTACCATGAACAGTATGAGGATGAATGGGTAATCCAAAATGTTTACAATAAACATTTAGGACATGGTTGTGTGGCGGTTGCGTTGCGTCGTGGAGAATTGGTTGGTTTGTCTTGTGCAGAGAAGATGCTTGATGATGCAGAGTCATCACCCTATCGCTATCTGATACAACGTCAAGATGAGCTACCATTCTCAATTGAAAGCGCTTGTTATATTTCGGAAGTTGCAGTGACTGAGGGAATGCGTCGGAAGGGTGTGGGAACAGATCTTCTAAAAGTACTCTGTAATTGGGGTATGAGAAAGGGATTAACTCATTACACCGCTCGAACAGCCGCAGAAGGTTCTAATTCCATGGGTATTTTTCGGAGTCGTCTTCATGCCAACGTGCTTGAAGGAGAACAAGACGTTGAAGCCTTCGCAGAGGAAGTGGCGACCGCAAGTAAGAAACGAGTCTATGTTTGGGGAATGTTGGACACGTATCTTTAA